In methanogenic archaeon ISO4-H5, the following are encoded in one genomic region:
- a CDS encoding MTA/SAH nucleosidase MtnN, with amino-acid sequence MKNYEVIAIVLIAILATAGCVRLAEDMGKSSEPERIGIIGAMDEEVSSLKAAMDIDRKEIVESMEFFVGKLGGCDVVVVQSGMGKVNAGTCAQLLITKFNARAVINTGVGGSLDNTLDIGDFVVSVDAVQHDFDVSHIGFQKGEIPYTGKYAFEADKALRQKAVDAITKSTTGVKIYEGRVCSGDQFVYTSAQKDAITSAFGGMCCEMEGAAIAQVCYLNDVPFVIIRAISDKADGSSSMDYEEFKKKAAERSSAAVLYLLENESP; translated from the coding sequence ATGAAAAACTACGAGGTCATAGCCATCGTGCTCATCGCCATTCTGGCGACCGCAGGATGTGTCCGCCTGGCAGAGGATATGGGGAAATCCAGCGAGCCGGAGCGCATCGGGATTATCGGTGCCATGGACGAAGAGGTATCTTCTCTGAAGGCCGCTATGGATATCGACCGCAAGGAAATCGTGGAGAGCATGGAGTTCTTCGTCGGAAAACTCGGCGGATGCGACGTCGTCGTGGTTCAGAGCGGTATGGGCAAAGTGAATGCTGGCACATGCGCTCAGCTTCTCATAACGAAATTCAACGCGAGAGCTGTCATCAATACGGGTGTGGGAGGTTCCTTGGATAATACTTTGGACATCGGGGACTTCGTGGTATCCGTCGATGCGGTTCAGCACGACTTCGATGTAAGTCACATCGGTTTCCAGAAGGGAGAGATCCCCTACACCGGGAAATACGCCTTCGAAGCCGACAAGGCTCTGAGGCAGAAGGCCGTCGATGCCATCACCAAGAGCACCACCGGTGTCAAGATCTACGAAGGAAGGGTCTGCTCCGGGGACCAGTTCGTATACACATCCGCTCAGAAGGATGCGATTACCTCGGCCTTCGGAGGAATGTGCTGCGAGATGGAAGGCGCCGCCATCGCACAGGTCTGCTATCTGAACGATGTGCCGTTCGTCATCATCAGGGCGATTTCCGACAAAGCGGACGGTTCCTCATCCATGGATTACGAGGAATTCAAGAAGAAGGCTGCCGAGCGTTCTTCCGCCGCGGTTCTCTATCTCCTGGAAAACGAGTCTCCGTGA
- a CDS encoding ATP-dependent RNA helicase: MTSFEELGINSALIDSMMDMGWSEPTPIQCEAVPVGMAGNDLIAKAQTGTGKTGAYAMIVLSRIGHGRQIPSAIVITPTRELAMQVDTELRKISRKSGHISTAVYGGAPIDRQINALRRGADIIVGTPGRLKDMIEREALDLSQVSEVVLDEADRMLDMGFEEDLDFIMEHIPETRHTLLFSATVDRDVQELAEDMLTDPAMVDISGDTPTTGLTKQYIIPCKKNEKKELLYELLEKGTPKTIVFFATKSMVDEIYQELKAEGVKVGTLHGDMPQKLRERVIGDFRDNHILTLLATDVAARGLDVRDVDLVINYDLPIDPETYLHRIGRTGRAGKEGISVSLVNPRDRKLVRMCEEEADTEMEKITPDGLEPIDAVHEMVFRERPKKERKMKVEKHRNNSQAKSGSTEREGFATLEISLGKADGVKRSDIADFIRQRANLPEDAIGKVGLKDDVSFVEVSLDHSDYVLENMSGCEYNGKPVTISPAPEKKRYHEEEDTFDRRRENRYKNYEKKRQEESEEADAEDDAEIEEFDDTVEERRPRESRGYGRREGGYRDRVRRDYGDRPRRDFGDRGYLRREFHDRPSDRHGDGYRPRRDYGDRPRRDYGDRPRRDFGDHPRRDYGDRPRRDFGDRPRRDYDDRRPRFDGEDRPRREYSERPRREYDDRPRRDYGDRPRRDYGDRPRRDFGDRPRRDYGDRKPRFDGEDRPRRDFGDRPREHSDRPKRYESNRDTPKRYPSNRDTPKKRYPSNRDTPKRGRGKY, encoded by the coding sequence ATGACCTCTTTTGAAGAACTCGGAATAAATAGTGCGCTCATCGACTCCATGATGGACATGGGGTGGTCGGAGCCCACTCCCATCCAGTGCGAAGCGGTACCCGTAGGGATGGCAGGCAACGACCTGATCGCCAAGGCCCAGACCGGGACCGGCAAGACCGGCGCTTACGCCATGATCGTGCTCAGCAGGATCGGCCACGGGAGGCAGATACCTTCCGCAATCGTTATCACTCCCACCAGGGAGCTCGCCATGCAGGTGGACACCGAGCTCAGGAAGATCTCCCGCAAATCGGGACATATCAGCACCGCCGTCTACGGGGGAGCACCCATCGACAGGCAGATCAACGCCCTCAGGAGGGGAGCGGACATCATCGTCGGAACCCCCGGCAGGCTGAAGGACATGATCGAGAGGGAGGCTTTGGATCTCTCCCAGGTCAGCGAAGTGGTGCTCGACGAGGCCGACCGTATGCTCGATATGGGATTCGAGGAGGATTTGGACTTCATCATGGAGCACATCCCCGAGACCAGGCACACCCTGTTGTTCTCAGCCACCGTGGACAGGGACGTTCAGGAACTGGCCGAGGATATGCTCACCGACCCCGCCATGGTCGACATCTCCGGAGACACGCCCACCACCGGGCTCACCAAGCAGTACATCATCCCCTGCAAGAAGAACGAGAAGAAGGAATTGCTCTACGAGCTCCTGGAGAAGGGAACCCCCAAGACCATCGTCTTCTTCGCCACCAAATCCATGGTCGACGAAATATATCAGGAACTGAAGGCCGAGGGAGTGAAGGTGGGAACCTTACACGGAGACATGCCCCAGAAGCTGAGGGAGAGGGTCATCGGCGACTTCAGGGACAACCACATACTCACATTACTGGCCACCGACGTGGCCGCCAGGGGTCTCGACGTCAGGGACGTGGACCTCGTCATTAATTATGACCTACCCATCGATCCGGAGACCTACCTGCACAGGATAGGCAGGACCGGAAGGGCGGGGAAGGAAGGAATCTCGGTTTCGCTGGTAAACCCCCGCGACAGGAAGCTCGTGCGCATGTGCGAGGAGGAAGCCGACACCGAGATGGAGAAGATCACACCAGACGGCCTCGAGCCCATCGACGCCGTACACGAGATGGTATTCAGGGAACGTCCGAAGAAGGAAAGGAAGATGAAGGTCGAGAAACACAGGAACAACAGCCAGGCCAAGTCCGGAAGCACGGAGAGGGAGGGATTCGCCACCCTCGAGATCAGCCTCGGCAAGGCGGACGGGGTCAAGCGCAGCGATATCGCCGACTTCATAAGGCAGCGTGCCAACCTTCCCGAGGACGCCATCGGCAAGGTCGGTCTCAAGGACGACGTCTCTTTCGTGGAGGTATCCCTCGACCACTCCGATTACGTTCTCGAGAACATGTCCGGCTGCGAGTACAACGGCAAACCCGTGACCATATCCCCCGCACCCGAGAAGAAGAGATACCACGAAGAGGAGGACACCTTCGACAGGCGCAGGGAGAACCGCTACAAGAACTACGAGAAGAAGCGTCAGGAGGAGTCCGAAGAGGCTGACGCCGAGGACGACGCCGAGATCGAGGAGTTCGATGATACCGTGGAGGAGAGGCGCCCCAGGGAATCCCGCGGATACGGACGCCGCGAGGGCGGATACCGCGACAGGGTCCGCAGGGACTACGGCGACAGGCCCAGGAGGGACTTCGGGGACCGCGGATATCTCCGCAGGGAATTCCATGACCGTCCTTCCGACCGCCACGGCGACGGATACCGTCCCCGCAGGGATTACGGAGACAGACCCAGACGCGATTACGGCGACCGTCCGAGAAGGGACTTCGGAGACCATCCGAGGAGAGACTACGGCGACAGGCCGAGGCGCGACTTCGGAGACCGCCCCAGGCGCGATTACGATGACAGGAGGCCCAGGTTCGACGGAGAGGACAGGCCCCGCAGGGAATACTCCGAGCGCCCCAGGCGTGAATACGATGATCGTCCCCGCAGGGATTACGGGGACAGACCCAGACGCGATTACGGTGACCGTCCGAGAAGGGACTTCGGGGACCGTCCGAGGAGAGACTACGGCGACAGGAAGCCCAGGTTCGACGGAGAGGACAGGCCCAGGAGGGACTTCGGAGATCGCCCCAGGGAGCATTCCGACCGTCCCAAGCGCTACGAATCGAACCGCGACACCCCAAAGAGATATCCATCAAATCGTGATACCCCCAAGAAGAGATACCCTTCTAACCGCGACACCCCCAAGCGCGGACGCGGAAAGTACTGA
- a CDS encoding aspartokinase beta subunit: MSEPVSRESLAERTRMYIDAHPSIKDCVAKGLINYSSLARMIMKDLEVENEEAVMIACRRYASKLSVTTDHELSILSILKDSRLEMRTKTCIVTAKNDWTVLHKMDNLFKDMWNENSIMQCVQSASAVTIIADRMLKDRIIDTVGRFNLIKIRENLVEIVVKSPEKIVDTAGVIAYLITNLSDAGINIEETVSCHTDTIFIVNEPDMINAYTVLTKCIQSAEETVGNN; this comes from the coding sequence ATGTCCGAACCAGTGTCCAGAGAGAGCCTCGCAGAGAGGACCAGGATGTATATCGACGCACACCCCAGCATCAAGGACTGTGTAGCGAAAGGTCTCATCAACTATTCATCTCTGGCACGTATGATCATGAAGGACCTGGAGGTCGAGAACGAGGAGGCGGTCATGATCGCCTGCAGGCGTTACGCCTCCAAGCTCAGCGTCACCACCGACCACGAGCTCAGCATCCTTTCCATTCTCAAGGACAGCAGGCTCGAGATGAGGACCAAGACCTGCATCGTCACCGCCAAGAACGACTGGACCGTTCTCCACAAGATGGACAACCTGTTCAAGGACATGTGGAACGAGAACTCCATCATGCAGTGCGTTCAGTCTGCTTCTGCAGTCACCATCATCGCGGACAGGATGCTGAAGGACAGGATCATCGACACCGTCGGGAGGTTCAACCTCATCAAAATCAGGGAGAACCTGGTGGAGATCGTCGTTAAATCCCCCGAGAAGATCGTCGACACCGCAGGGGTCATCGCCTATCTGATCACCAACCTCTCCGATGCCGGAATCAATATCGAGGAGACCGTCAGCTGTCACACAGATACGATCTTCATTGTCAACGAACCCGACATGATCAACGCGTACACCGTGCTGACCAAGTGCATCCAGTCCGCGGAAGAGACCGTCGGCAACAACTGA
- a CDS encoding DEAD/DEAH box helicase domain-containing protein, producing the protein MSDLFADLPWFLKEYVHSNRWSSFRSIQTETYELIRNRDSHILISAGTSSGKTEAALFPVISSLYTDPPAGIGALYIGPLKALIDDQFERADYLLRDSGIRVTGWHGDVSQSAKKKLFADPSGILQITPESLQNIISNHPDQLVPMFASLRFVIIDEVHAFMSSDRGLQLLCCLETIERITKCKPRRLGLSATVSDPAPFCEWLSASTGVPTEPVTDGSIGDRELEIRYNLFPTPQEEQGIPRKKAVTAYYRRLYSDIKGRNCIVFTNSRDSAEKTSHSLMKMAELNNRPGTVFIHHGSVSRELRAEAEKALKSDSGKKSVVATVTLELGIDVGNLDRIIQVGAPYTCSSMVQRMGRSGRRGGSQNMVIYCNDDLSRYWAETDGISMDTVRCIAMAELVLKDHWVETPSVPSHPYGLLFHQTLQYLKPGLGAKFAELAENVLSMYPFRNISRDDYKTLIRSMVSSTFLERMEDGTYLIGTKGERMAFHRDFCSVFTVGKEFEIKFEGKSIGSIQQIPSPGELIQLAGRVWEVTEVDMKDYHADVIESDGTVNTPWTSGIPGLDTRILKKMKEVLVTNDDYPYIDQSARDCLRQCRSAGYLQGVGSTFVDRSNGYRIYPWLGSRQFDTLRRILQQVDGIKGMRSRQPYYIDVATDLSESEIRSEVRNILRSRSGISLVVESDDLRIGKYDEYVPESLLIKQFVADEIDTDFDL; encoded by the coding sequence ATGAGCGACCTTTTCGCCGACCTGCCCTGGTTCCTCAAGGAATACGTTCACAGCAACAGGTGGAGTTCCTTCAGGAGCATACAGACCGAGACCTATGAACTCATCAGGAACAGGGATTCCCATATCCTGATATCGGCGGGTACATCCTCGGGAAAGACGGAAGCTGCGCTATTCCCTGTCATTTCCTCTCTCTACACGGATCCTCCCGCAGGGATAGGTGCATTGTACATCGGTCCCCTCAAGGCCCTCATCGACGACCAGTTCGAAAGGGCCGACTATCTCCTGAGGGATTCCGGCATCAGGGTGACGGGATGGCACGGGGATGTGAGTCAGAGTGCCAAGAAGAAGCTGTTCGCCGATCCCTCGGGGATACTGCAGATCACTCCCGAGTCACTGCAGAACATCATCTCGAACCATCCGGATCAACTGGTCCCAATGTTCGCCTCGCTGAGGTTCGTAATCATAGATGAAGTACATGCATTCATGAGCTCCGACAGAGGGTTACAATTGCTGTGCTGCCTGGAGACCATCGAGCGCATAACCAAATGCAAACCGAGACGTCTGGGTCTTTCGGCTACGGTTTCTGATCCAGCGCCTTTCTGCGAGTGGCTCTCCGCATCCACTGGTGTACCTACGGAACCGGTGACCGACGGAAGCATCGGGGACCGCGAACTCGAAATCAGGTACAACCTGTTCCCCACCCCACAGGAGGAACAGGGCATCCCCCGCAAGAAGGCCGTCACCGCCTACTACAGGAGACTCTACTCCGACATCAAGGGAAGGAACTGCATCGTGTTCACCAATAGCAGGGATTCCGCCGAGAAGACCTCGCATTCACTCATGAAGATGGCCGAGCTCAACAACCGCCCCGGTACCGTGTTCATCCACCATGGGAGCGTGTCCCGCGAACTGAGGGCGGAGGCGGAGAAAGCGCTCAAATCCGACAGCGGGAAGAAATCGGTGGTCGCCACGGTCACCCTCGAACTCGGTATCGACGTGGGGAACCTGGACCGTATCATACAGGTCGGTGCTCCCTACACATGTTCGAGCATGGTGCAGAGGATGGGCCGTTCGGGACGCAGGGGAGGGTCGCAGAACATGGTCATCTACTGCAACGACGACCTCTCACGCTATTGGGCCGAGACAGACGGGATCTCCATGGATACGGTCAGATGCATCGCCATGGCCGAACTCGTGCTTAAGGACCATTGGGTAGAAACCCCGTCAGTCCCCAGCCACCCTTACGGATTGTTATTCCATCAGACCCTGCAGTATCTCAAACCCGGATTGGGTGCGAAATTCGCCGAACTGGCCGAGAACGTCCTCTCCATGTATCCGTTCAGGAACATCAGCAGAGATGATTACAAGACCCTCATCAGGAGCATGGTATCGAGTACCTTCCTGGAACGGATGGAAGACGGCACATACCTGATTGGTACCAAAGGAGAGAGAATGGCCTTCCACCGGGATTTCTGTTCCGTGTTCACGGTCGGTAAGGAATTCGAGATCAAATTCGAAGGCAAATCCATAGGTTCCATACAGCAGATCCCCTCTCCGGGAGAGCTCATTCAGCTTGCCGGCAGGGTGTGGGAGGTCACCGAAGTCGATATGAAAGACTACCACGCGGATGTCATAGAATCCGACGGAACCGTGAACACCCCCTGGACTTCCGGAATTCCGGGATTGGATACCCGCATCCTGAAGAAGATGAAGGAGGTCCTGGTGACGAACGACGACTATCCCTACATAGACCAATCCGCCAGGGATTGCCTCAGGCAGTGCCGTTCGGCAGGATATCTGCAGGGAGTGGGTTCCACCTTCGTGGACAGGTCCAACGGATACCGTATCTATCCCTGGCTGGGGAGCAGACAGTTCGACACTCTCAGGAGGATACTGCAGCAGGTAGATGGTATCAAGGGCATGCGCAGCAGGCAGCCCTATTACATCGACGTTGCCACGGATCTGTCGGAATCCGAGATAAGGTCGGAGGTCAGGAACATCCTGCGCAGCCGCAGCGGTATCTCCCTGGTGGTGGAATCTGACGACCTCCGCATAGGGAAGTACGACGAATACGTCCCGGAGTCGCTGCTGATAAAGCAGTTCGTGGCTGACGAGATAGATACGGATTTCGACCTGTGA
- a CDS encoding transmembrane protein, producing the protein MSFFDDTKNAGLLLWIGGIIMIIAGILSIIGPFVMDYAKDWETNTKIGYAIIGVGALIAAIVYFKLGKDIKGGSYSKFQVISSFIAAVAYASLVSGIIGGIGYFIATEWANGAVEVIVGILIFLILTWANKKINDGQESLGDKIIWIVLVVIFLLGFIGGVIGGIGILGSAIIAAIASIIEGILYLLLLVYVINVRDQFGI; encoded by the coding sequence ATGTCATTCTTTGACGACACCAAAAACGCAGGTCTCCTGCTCTGGATCGGCGGAATCATCATGATTATCGCCGGAATCCTCTCCATCATCGGTCCCTTCGTGATGGACTACGCAAAAGATTGGGAAACCAACACTAAGATCGGATACGCAATCATCGGAGTCGGTGCTCTTATCGCAGCTATCGTTTACTTCAAGCTCGGAAAGGACATCAAAGGTGGATCCTACTCCAAGTTCCAGGTCATCAGCTCCTTCATCGCAGCTGTTGCATACGCCAGCCTTGTTTCTGGTATCATCGGCGGAATCGGTTACTTCATTGCCACTGAGTGGGCAAACGGAGCAGTCGAGGTCATCGTCGGTATCCTCATCTTCCTGATCCTTACCTGGGCCAACAAGAAGATCAACGATGGACAGGAGTCCCTCGGCGACAAGATCATCTGGATCGTCCTCGTCGTCATCTTCCTCCTCGGATTCATCGGTGGAGTCATCGGCGGAATCGGAATCCTCGGATCTGCAATCATCGCAGCTATTGCATCCATCATCGAGGGTATCCTCTACCTCCTCCTCCTGGTCTACGTCATCAACGTCCGCGACCAGTTCGGAATCTGA
- a CDS encoding glutamyl-tRNA synthetase GltX: MDNINETIRKYALQNAVFFKGKANPKAVVGKVLGGCPELRPRSAEITPLINSIVEEVNAMSPEAQTKALQELDASLLVKEKKERKYELPELKNVDGKVVMRIAPGPSGPLHIGHTRVSILNDEYVKRYGGDLVLRFEDTNPEKIDPEAYDMIPEDLEWMGVKCNKQYIQSDRFPLYYDYTRKLLEQGHAYVCTCDGDHWRELKEKGMACPCHDLPVETQLERYDKFLNGDYDDGKAVVVVKTDLQHPNPAVRDFVALRLVRTPHPRTGTKYIAYPMMNLSVAIDDHEMGMTHVIRGKDHLNNTNRQEYIFDYFGWKKPEYYHYGLVHIPDTVLKTSIIKGAIKDGEYSGWDDVRTGTVRALKRRGIKPEAVRRYWVEAGMKSVDIEFSWDGLYSMNRDVIDPVSNRYFFVDNPVKFDIEGVDEIKGSAPLHPDHADRGSRDYDFKAPISVCLSKEDSELFAEAGKIRLKDFCNLNYGTPAKYAGNDVSILKKGAKAVQWVGPDAMKATLLMPDGSVREGLIERAFAKEQGESVQLERTGFARVSEKTADSVSFVFSHR; the protein is encoded by the coding sequence ATGGACAACATCAACGAGACCATCAGAAAATACGCGCTGCAGAACGCCGTATTCTTCAAAGGCAAGGCGAACCCCAAGGCTGTCGTGGGCAAGGTTCTGGGCGGATGCCCCGAGCTCCGTCCCAGGAGCGCGGAGATCACTCCCCTCATCAACTCCATCGTCGAAGAGGTCAACGCCATGAGTCCCGAGGCCCAGACCAAGGCCCTGCAGGAACTCGACGCATCCCTCCTCGTGAAGGAGAAGAAGGAGCGCAAGTACGAGCTCCCCGAACTCAAGAACGTCGACGGCAAGGTTGTCATGCGTATCGCACCCGGACCCTCCGGACCTCTCCACATCGGACACACCCGTGTCTCCATCCTCAATGATGAATATGTCAAACGCTACGGCGGGGACCTGGTCCTCAGGTTCGAGGATACCAACCCCGAGAAGATCGACCCAGAGGCGTACGACATGATCCCTGAGGACCTCGAGTGGATGGGCGTCAAATGCAACAAGCAGTACATCCAGTCCGACCGCTTCCCCCTCTACTACGACTACACCAGGAAGCTCCTGGAACAGGGACACGCATATGTGTGCACCTGCGACGGCGACCACTGGAGGGAGCTCAAGGAGAAGGGAATGGCATGTCCCTGCCACGACCTCCCCGTAGAGACCCAGCTCGAGAGGTACGACAAGTTCCTGAACGGCGACTACGACGACGGAAAGGCTGTCGTCGTTGTCAAGACCGACCTCCAGCACCCCAACCCCGCGGTCAGGGATTTCGTTGCCCTGCGTCTTGTCAGGACCCCTCACCCCAGGACCGGCACCAAGTACATCGCCTACCCCATGATGAACCTCTCCGTGGCCATCGACGACCACGAGATGGGTATGACCCACGTCATCAGGGGAAAGGACCACCTCAACAACACCAACAGGCAGGAGTACATCTTCGACTACTTCGGATGGAAGAAACCCGAGTACTACCACTACGGTCTCGTGCACATCCCCGATACTGTCCTCAAGACGTCCATCATCAAGGGTGCCATCAAGGACGGGGAATACTCCGGATGGGACGATGTCCGCACCGGAACCGTCCGTGCCCTGAAGAGGCGCGGCATCAAACCCGAGGCGGTCAGGCGCTACTGGGTCGAGGCCGGAATGAAGAGCGTCGACATCGAGTTCTCCTGGGACGGACTCTACAGCATGAACCGCGATGTCATCGACCCCGTTTCCAACAGGTACTTCTTCGTGGACAACCCCGTGAAGTTCGACATCGAGGGAGTGGACGAGATCAAGGGATCCGCACCCCTCCACCCCGACCATGCGGACAGGGGAAGCAGGGACTACGACTTCAAGGCGCCCATCTCGGTCTGCCTCTCCAAGGAGGATTCCGAACTGTTCGCCGAGGCCGGCAAGATCCGTCTGAAGGACTTCTGCAACCTTAACTACGGAACACCCGCCAAGTACGCAGGCAACGACGTCTCCATCCTCAAGAAGGGTGCCAAGGCCGTCCAGTGGGTCGGTCCCGACGCCATGAAGGCCACCCTCCTCATGCCCGACGGTTCCGTCAGGGAGGGACTCATCGAGCGTGCCTTCGCCAAGGAGCAGGGAGAGAGCGTGCAGCTCGAGAGGACCGGTTTCGCCCGTGTCTCCGAGAAGACCGCGGACTCCGTCTCATTCGTGTTCTCTCACAGGTGA
- a CDS encoding transmembrane protein: MAFFDNQDHAGLALLILAIVSIVMAIVTMIWEVVDGSDIQVANIIVAVGTFIGGFLYLAFAQRVRGQTGSNVISDKLGVSGGALNDKFDIICEFVKVFAMVRIVGGVFEIIGGFFNNALLANGVIDIIIGVIAFFLYKKITDGKDSVVDKIVWIILLILFLLTIIGGVIALFGIITIPIGICMMIIGVFMFMGLLDSDVKAKFGM; encoded by the coding sequence ATGGCATTCTTTGATAACCAGGACCATGCCGGTCTCGCACTGCTCATCCTTGCCATTGTCTCCATCGTGATGGCCATCGTCACCATGATCTGGGAGGTTGTCGATGGAAGCGACATTCAGGTCGCCAACATCATCGTAGCAGTGGGAACCTTCATCGGAGGATTCCTCTACCTTGCCTTCGCACAGAGGGTCAGGGGTCAGACCGGATCTAACGTAATCAGTGACAAACTCGGCGTAAGCGGCGGAGCACTCAACGACAAATTCGACATCATCTGCGAGTTCGTCAAGGTCTTCGCAATGGTGCGCATCGTTGGCGGAGTCTTCGAGATCATCGGCGGCTTCTTCAACAACGCTCTCCTCGCAAACGGAGTAATCGACATTATCATCGGTGTTATCGCATTCTTCCTCTACAAGAAGATCACCGACGGAAAGGACTCTGTCGTGGACAAGATCGTTTGGATCATCCTCCTCATCCTGTTCCTCCTCACCATCATCGGTGGTGTCATCGCCCTCTTCGGTATCATCACCATCCCCATCGGAATCTGCATGATGATCATCGGAGTCTTCATGTTCATGGGCCTCCTTGACAGCGATGTCAAGGCCAAGTTTGGAATGTGA
- a CDS encoding dolichol kinase (7 TMHs), whose translation METQDIIALILVYLIIAAALGLSQFVQKKGWNWDVRKIVHIGVGAFIYVWWAFTANWIMLVFFAIPFEIILFLAMFPGNPVSDSKLGAITSDMGHRYGLFLYVMTIIVMVAFFFDHWLAATIAIVAMTRGDGFGSVIGRKFGKHKIINGKSAEGSLAVFFATFIVSLIIIAYYGWLVSQGMIPVSRVPYVTAVAAVGYAALAGIIASVAEAVVPGDLDNIVIPVCIAVVLVLLGL comes from the coding sequence ATGGAGACCCAGGACATCATTGCATTGATTCTCGTTTACCTCATCATTGCGGCCGCATTGGGTCTCAGTCAGTTCGTTCAGAAGAAAGGATGGAACTGGGATGTCCGCAAGATCGTTCACATCGGTGTGGGAGCCTTTATCTATGTATGGTGGGCCTTCACGGCTAACTGGATCATGCTGGTGTTCTTCGCGATACCTTTCGAGATCATCCTGTTCCTGGCCATGTTCCCCGGCAATCCTGTATCGGATTCCAAGCTCGGTGCTATCACCAGCGACATGGGTCACCGCTACGGACTGTTCCTCTACGTGATGACCATCATCGTAATGGTGGCATTCTTCTTCGACCATTGGCTTGCCGCTACTATAGCAATCGTTGCCATGACCCGCGGCGACGGCTTCGGCAGTGTCATCGGCAGGAAGTTCGGTAAGCACAAGATCATCAACGGGAAATCCGCCGAAGGCAGCTTGGCAGTGTTCTTCGCCACCTTCATCGTATCCCTGATTATCATAGCCTACTACGGATGGCTCGTTTCCCAAGGAATGATCCCTGTGTCCCGCGTCCCCTATGTGACTGCTGTGGCAGCAGTGGGTTATGCCGCTCTTGCCGGAATCATCGCTTCCGTTGCGGAAGCGGTCGTGCCTGGAGACTTGGACAACATCGTAATCCCCGTCTGCATAGCCGTAGTCCTGGTACTTCTGGGTCTTTGA